One window from the genome of Bacteroidota bacterium encodes:
- a CDS encoding NAD(P)H-dependent oxidoreductase has product MNILLLNGNTETHSFSKSICTAYIEGAKQIGHTIEVLNIGDMQFDPILREGYHTTQTLEPDLVDFQRKILWAQHFVIVYPTWWGGPPAILKGLFDRAFYSGFAYKYHDNDPLWDKLLKGRSAHLITTMDAPVLWYKFAYHSAGTNLLKNAILKFCGIKPVKVTYITSVRYKKPKELEQDLVKIKELAKDW; this is encoded by the coding sequence ATGAACATTCTCCTGCTTAACGGAAATACAGAAACGCACAGTTTCTCAAAAAGTATTTGTACGGCATACATTGAAGGCGCTAAACAAATAGGACACACTATTGAAGTGCTTAATATCGGTGATATGCAGTTTGACCCCATTTTACGTGAGGGTTACCATACCACACAAACGTTAGAGCCTGATTTGGTTGATTTTCAGCGAAAGATATTGTGGGCACAGCATTTTGTAATTGTGTACCCTACGTGGTGGGGTGGTCCGCCTGCAATATTAAAAGGCCTGTTTGACAGGGCATTTTATTCGGGGTTTGCCTATAAATACCATGATAACGACCCGCTTTGGGATAAACTGCTTAAAGGTCGCAGCGCGCACCTAATTACAACAATGGATGCTCCCGTGCTTTGGTACAAGTTTGCATACCACTCAGCCGGCACCAATCTGTTAAAAAATGCCATCCTAAAATTTTGCGGCATTAAGCCTGTAAAGGTTACTTACATTACCAGCGTGCGGTACAAGAAACCAAAAGAACTGGAACAGGACTTAGTAAAAATAAAGGAGCTGGCTAAAGATTGGTAG